One Nitrospira sp. DNA segment encodes these proteins:
- a CDS encoding Glu/Leu/Phe/Val dehydrogenase, whose amino-acid sequence MQELDTPTFRLAVAQFDQAAETMGLDPNLRERLKLPQRSLVVSLPVRMDDGHVEVFTGYRVQHDSSRGPSKGGVRYHPDVNLGEVAALAMWMTWKCALAGLPYGGAKGGVTVAPKQLSLSELQRLTRRYAAEIFPLIGPDKDVPAPDVGTDAQTMAWIMDTYSQQVGYAVPGVVTGKPISIGGSLGREEATGRGVVYVTQEALRHLKLSIESATVAIQGFGNVGSHTARIMEQQGARVIAVSDVQGGIYNSKGLNVTELLRRDPRQPLRETKQGDAITNEELLELDCTVLVPAALSEQITAKNANSLRCRILSEGANGPTTLEADRLLAEKGIFVIPDILANSGGVIVSYFEWVQDFQRFFWSATDIQNRLQGIITSAFQRTLHFSTERRVSMRMAALMSGIDQVAQAHRQRGLYP is encoded by the coding sequence ATGCAGGAACTTGATACACCGACTTTTCGGCTGGCCGTCGCGCAGTTCGATCAGGCAGCGGAAACGATGGGACTTGACCCAAATCTCCGTGAACGCCTGAAACTTCCACAGCGTTCTCTCGTCGTCAGCCTTCCGGTTCGGATGGACGACGGGCACGTGGAGGTTTTTACCGGCTACCGCGTTCAACACGATTCGTCGCGGGGCCCGTCCAAGGGAGGCGTGCGGTACCATCCCGACGTGAATCTCGGAGAGGTGGCTGCTCTTGCGATGTGGATGACTTGGAAATGCGCTTTGGCCGGCTTGCCGTACGGAGGAGCGAAAGGAGGAGTCACTGTAGCGCCGAAGCAACTTTCACTCTCCGAGCTACAGCGACTGACACGGCGATACGCCGCAGAAATTTTCCCATTGATCGGTCCGGACAAGGATGTCCCGGCCCCGGACGTCGGGACCGATGCCCAGACCATGGCATGGATCATGGACACGTACAGCCAGCAAGTCGGCTACGCCGTTCCAGGAGTGGTGACCGGCAAACCGATCTCGATCGGGGGGAGCTTGGGTCGTGAAGAAGCGACGGGACGTGGAGTCGTCTATGTGACGCAAGAGGCGCTTCGTCACCTCAAGTTGTCGATTGAAAGTGCCACTGTGGCGATCCAAGGATTCGGGAATGTCGGCTCCCACACAGCTCGCATCATGGAACAACAAGGTGCGCGCGTCATTGCCGTCAGCGATGTCCAGGGTGGAATCTACAACTCCAAGGGACTGAATGTCACAGAGTTGCTTCGCCGCGATCCTCGACAACCGCTGCGGGAAACCAAGCAGGGTGATGCGATCACCAATGAGGAATTGTTGGAACTCGATTGCACCGTGCTCGTGCCCGCTGCCCTGTCTGAACAGATCACGGCTAAGAATGCGAATTCCCTGAGGTGCCGAATCCTGTCCGAAGGTGCGAACGGTCCGACGACCCTGGAAGCCGATAGGCTTCTCGCAGAGAAGGGAATCTTTGTGATCCCGGATATCCTCGCGAATTCCGGCGGTGTCATCGTCTCGTACTTCGAATGGGTGCAGGACTTTCAGCGCTTTTTCTGGAGTGCGACAGACATCCAGAATCGACTGCAAGGCATCATCACGTCCGCCTTTCAGCGGACACTTCATTTTTCGACCGAACGGCGAGTGTCGATGCGCATGGCGGCACTCATGAGTGGGATTGATCAAGTTGCTCAAGCACATCGTCAGCGTGGACTGTATCCTTGA
- the lipB gene encoding lipoyl(octanoyl) transferase LipB → MIDANTVTSPRSNPLHIHVGAVRVFQEPVPYLLAWEMQCRLHEERLLDLQPDTLLILEHPPVYTLGRRTRSSHWGGSESSLCADGAEMHQVNRGGSVTFHGPGQIVLYPIFKLDRHASGPRQLVWLLEEVIIRLLNCWNISGTRIIGKPGVWVMAPEPQKIAFLGIRIDRGITLHGVALNVDLDLSPFRRIHPCGLPDCQVTSMAAVSQTSVSVDAVKQELARTFATVFALTWSTT, encoded by the coding sequence ATGATCGACGCAAATACCGTGACGTCTCCGCGGTCGAATCCTCTCCACATTCATGTCGGGGCGGTTCGCGTGTTCCAAGAACCGGTTCCGTATCTCCTTGCGTGGGAAATGCAGTGTCGTTTGCATGAGGAGCGTCTCCTCGATCTCCAGCCGGATACCCTTCTGATTCTTGAACACCCACCCGTCTACACGCTCGGACGTAGGACAAGGTCGTCGCATTGGGGAGGCAGTGAATCCTCCTTATGCGCGGATGGAGCGGAAATGCACCAAGTCAATCGTGGAGGATCTGTGACTTTTCACGGCCCCGGACAGATTGTCCTCTACCCCATTTTCAAGCTCGATCGGCATGCTTCGGGGCCTAGGCAATTGGTCTGGTTACTGGAAGAGGTGATCATCCGATTGCTCAACTGTTGGAACATTTCCGGAACTCGTATCATCGGCAAGCCGGGTGTGTGGGTCATGGCACCTGAACCGCAAAAAATCGCTTTCCTCGGCATACGAATCGACCGCGGGATCACCTTGCACGGGGTTGCCCTCAACGTGGATCTGGACTTGTCGCCTTTCCGCCGAATTCATCCATGCGGCTTGCCCGATTGCCAAGTGACATCCATGGCGGCTGTGAGTCAAACGTCAGTCTCAGTCGACGCCGTCAAGCAGGAGCTCGCTCGGACCTTCGCGACGGTGTTCGCCCTCACCTGGTCCACTACATGA
- a CDS encoding sigma-70 family RNA polymerase sigma factor — protein sequence MKEELRVSDETEIQKTFVLDVDADDAKASGMLGMISREAEESGSDEKTQPAMRTSRGASPFLLETLYFRSFGERGLLTREEETAIAKRVDHGTRRIRAALRQAVRALFKYDRASLLADSVNVLQTVRRLSGLSATALDKAEKAIRTALHPSCSDIKPSIATARTLKTVLDEIHVARVILEQGKDELVRCNLRLVVDVAKHYTGRGLTLLDLVQEGNIGLMKAAERYQYRKGFKFSTYATWWIRQGITRALADQSRTIRIPVHQTEASHRILRVMRRLGQQFGRPARLEEIAHVLRMRPERIRETVLAFQEPVALETPIGDGDTQFGDMIPDQQAVPPDAHVHRSELTAQLDRILSTLTPREQTVIRLRFGIGYDEASTLEQVGQSLSVTRERIRQIEAKALKKLKTPGIKELFAAIK from the coding sequence ATGAAAGAAGAACTGCGCGTCTCTGACGAGACGGAGATACAGAAAACATTCGTCCTGGATGTCGATGCCGATGACGCCAAGGCGAGCGGCATGTTGGGAATGATCAGCCGTGAGGCTGAGGAATCCGGCTCGGATGAGAAGACCCAGCCGGCCATGCGCACAAGCCGTGGTGCCAGTCCGTTTCTTTTGGAGACTTTATACTTCCGGTCGTTCGGTGAACGGGGTCTCTTGACTCGAGAGGAAGAGACCGCGATTGCCAAACGGGTGGACCATGGGACCAGGCGCATTCGGGCCGCTCTGCGTCAAGCCGTACGAGCTTTGTTCAAGTACGACCGAGCATCACTTCTTGCAGACAGTGTGAACGTACTCCAAACGGTCAGACGATTGAGCGGGCTGTCCGCTACTGCATTGGATAAGGCTGAGAAGGCCATACGCACCGCTCTTCATCCGTCGTGCTCGGACATCAAACCGTCGATAGCCACGGCAAGAACACTGAAAACGGTGCTCGATGAGATCCACGTCGCGAGAGTTATCTTGGAGCAAGGCAAAGATGAGCTCGTGCGGTGCAATCTTCGTTTGGTGGTGGACGTTGCTAAACATTACACCGGGCGAGGATTGACCTTGCTGGATCTCGTACAAGAAGGCAACATCGGCCTGATGAAAGCGGCCGAACGATATCAGTATCGAAAGGGATTTAAATTCAGCACCTACGCAACGTGGTGGATCAGGCAGGGCATCACGCGGGCACTTGCGGATCAATCTCGAACGATTCGCATCCCGGTACACCAAACCGAAGCCTCGCATCGAATTCTCCGTGTGATGCGGAGGCTCGGGCAACAGTTTGGGCGGCCCGCTCGCTTGGAAGAGATTGCTCATGTGCTGCGCATGAGACCGGAGCGGATTCGCGAGACTGTCCTGGCCTTTCAGGAACCGGTGGCCTTGGAAACTCCGATCGGTGATGGAGATACGCAGTTCGGAGACATGATTCCAGACCAGCAAGCAGTTCCGCCAGACGCTCATGTCCATCGAAGCGAACTGACCGCACAACTGGACCGTATTCTAAGCACCCTCACGCCTCGTGAGCAAACCGTCATCAGACTTCGCTTCGGGATCGGCTACGATGAAGCCAGCACCTTGGAGCAAGTCGGCCAAAGCTTGTCCGTCACGCGCGAGCGTATCCGCCAGATCGAGGCAAAGGCGCTCAAGAAGCTGAAGACCCCTGGGATCAAGGAGCTCTTCGCAGCCATCAAGTAA
- a CDS encoding slipin family protein, producing the protein MSLLMPLVLLVLVLYASFKRVMEYERLVVFVLGKFQTVKGPGIRLVVPVLQQMVRVNLQIVTMEVPSQDVITLDNISVKVNAVIFLRVVDPQRAVLAVQDYLYSTSQVAQTTLRSVLGQSQLDDLLSKRDDINAELQRIIDQQTEPWGVKVAAVEVKNVDIPQDMQRAIARQAEAERERRAKIIHAEGEFQAAQKLAEAADVISRNPAALQLRYLQTLVEIAAEKNSTTIFPIPIDTIAPFIKGLLPK; encoded by the coding sequence ATGTCGTTGCTCATGCCGTTAGTCTTGTTGGTCCTCGTGCTCTATGCCAGTTTTAAGCGCGTCATGGAATACGAGCGGCTCGTGGTGTTTGTGCTGGGCAAGTTTCAGACGGTGAAAGGACCCGGCATTCGGTTGGTAGTCCCGGTCCTTCAACAGATGGTGCGCGTCAATCTCCAAATCGTGACCATGGAAGTCCCCTCCCAAGATGTCATTACGCTGGACAATATTTCCGTGAAAGTGAACGCCGTCATCTTCCTCAGGGTGGTTGACCCTCAACGGGCGGTGCTGGCAGTCCAAGACTATCTGTATTCCACGTCGCAAGTCGCCCAAACCACCCTGCGCAGCGTGCTTGGCCAGAGTCAGCTCGACGACCTGTTATCGAAGCGCGATGACATCAACGCCGAACTCCAGCGGATTATCGACCAACAGACCGAGCCATGGGGAGTAAAAGTTGCTGCCGTGGAAGTGAAGAACGTGGATATTCCTCAAGATATGCAACGTGCGATCGCCCGACAGGCTGAAGCCGAGCGGGAACGACGGGCAAAAATTATTCATGCTGAGGGCGAATTTCAAGCGGCGCAGAAACTCGCCGAAGCCGCCGATGTCATTAGCCGGAATCCAGCCGCCCTTCAACTGCGCTATCTCCAAACACTCGTCGAAATCGCGGCCGAGAAAAACTCGACGACCATCTTCCCGATTCCGATCGACACCATTGCCCCCTTCATCAAAGGACTGCTACCCAAGTAG
- a CDS encoding nodulation protein NfeD, which yields MPTDGETTRAALGRGLTAAMVGLGSALCLILPTDPALAEDIVVANYEGVINPVAAEYLHDALTYAQTSSAQALILQLDTPGGLDTSMRLMIKDITGSTIPVIVFVSPSGGRAASAGVFITMAAHVAAMAPGTNIGAAHPVAMGGEMDNTMKEKVENDAVAYIKSIAERHGRNVSWAEDAVRKSVSATEQEALKLKVIDMIAEDIPTLLKRLHGRKIALPHGSITFSTETATLHGFPMGTRLELLKILSDPNIAYLLMSIGTIGIMAELYSPGAILPGIIGAISLILAFYSLQSLPVNYAGAFLVILGAVFLLLEISVTSYGLLALGGLAAMTLGGLFLIKSDAPFLQVSLSFLLPTVVTIGGLIGIIAWTVVKSTRGRSITGAEGMIGLIGIARTDLNPRGQITVQGEIWEAVSQTPIRQGEAAEVMSVEGLTVKVAPAHR from the coding sequence ATGCCTACAGATGGTGAAACAACGAGAGCGGCGCTTGGCCGTGGCCTCACAGCGGCGATGGTAGGGCTGGGGTCGGCACTCTGTTTGATTCTTCCAACCGATCCCGCTCTTGCCGAGGACATCGTCGTGGCAAACTACGAGGGGGTCATCAACCCTGTGGCAGCTGAATATCTTCACGATGCCCTCACGTATGCCCAGACATCAAGCGCACAGGCTCTCATCTTACAACTCGATACGCCTGGAGGATTGGACACCTCCATGCGCCTGATGATCAAAGATATTACGGGATCGACCATTCCGGTGATTGTGTTCGTCTCTCCCTCAGGAGGTCGAGCTGCCTCTGCGGGAGTTTTCATCACCATGGCGGCCCATGTTGCCGCCATGGCGCCTGGTACCAATATCGGTGCAGCGCACCCAGTCGCCATGGGCGGCGAGATGGACAACACGATGAAGGAGAAGGTGGAAAACGATGCGGTTGCATACATCAAGAGCATCGCGGAACGGCATGGGCGGAATGTATCATGGGCCGAGGATGCGGTTCGAAAGAGCGTTTCCGCGACAGAGCAAGAAGCCCTGAAGCTCAAAGTCATCGATATGATCGCCGAAGACATCCCGACACTGTTGAAACGCCTGCATGGGAGAAAGATCGCCCTTCCACATGGATCAATCACGTTCTCAACCGAGACCGCAACTCTCCATGGATTCCCAATGGGAACTCGGCTGGAATTGCTCAAAATCTTAAGCGACCCCAATATCGCTTACCTGCTGATGTCCATCGGAACCATCGGAATTATGGCAGAACTCTACAGCCCAGGCGCCATCCTGCCCGGGATCATCGGCGCCATCAGCTTGATCTTAGCTTTCTATTCGCTTCAATCGCTCCCTGTGAACTATGCAGGCGCATTTCTTGTGATACTCGGTGCAGTTTTCCTCCTACTCGAAATTTCTGTCACCAGCTATGGATTGCTCGCACTCGGTGGATTGGCCGCCATGACGTTGGGCGGTCTGTTCCTCATCAAGAGTGACGCGCCTTTTCTGCAAGTCTCCCTATCCTTTTTATTGCCGACCGTCGTGACGATCGGAGGCCTGATCGGAATCATTGCATGGACGGTCGTTAAGAGCACTCGTGGCAGATCAATCACTGGGGCTGAAGGGATGATTGGTTTGATCGGAATCGCCAGGACGGATCTCAACCCACGCGGTCAGATTACGGTCCAGGGGGAGATCTGGGAAGCAGTCAGCCAAACTCCGATCAGGCAAGGGGAGGCTGCGGAGGTGATGTCGGTCGAGGGACTGACCGTGAAGGTTGCCCCCGCTCACAGATGA
- a CDS encoding tRNA (adenine-N1)-methyltransferase, whose amino-acid sequence MSCFSNGERIHLVDQKRRQYALTLKAGETYQFSGQRIAHDALIGRPDGSIVTLSGGKKMVALRPTFGDYVLKMPRGAQVLYPKDLAIIPMWADIYPGARVFEAGTGSGALTMALLRAVGPGGLVVTYEIREDFAQTAKLNIARSVNPTNLICAKKNAYEGIDLLDDQVPFDRVVLDLPEPWQVVPHAVKALRSGGIYLSFVPTVPQVMRTVEALERTTVFGMIETFETLLRTWSVHGRSVRPDHRMVAHSGFITVARKVEPGLLGPMPDGGAPVDSAQESTQDEAEEELNL is encoded by the coding sequence ATGTCTTGTTTTTCCAACGGCGAACGCATCCATCTTGTCGATCAAAAACGACGGCAGTATGCTCTCACATTGAAAGCGGGTGAGACCTACCAGTTCAGTGGGCAAAGAATCGCGCACGATGCGCTGATCGGTCGTCCCGACGGATCCATCGTCACATTATCCGGCGGCAAGAAGATGGTGGCGCTCCGACCGACCTTCGGTGACTATGTGCTCAAGATGCCCCGAGGGGCTCAGGTTCTGTATCCAAAGGATCTCGCGATCATACCCATGTGGGCGGATATCTACCCTGGGGCTCGAGTCTTCGAGGCTGGAACCGGCTCAGGAGCCTTGACCATGGCCCTATTGCGCGCAGTGGGGCCGGGCGGCTTGGTGGTGACCTATGAGATCCGGGAAGATTTTGCACAGACGGCAAAGCTGAACATTGCCCGTTCCGTGAATCCGACTAATCTGATCTGCGCCAAGAAAAATGCCTATGAGGGCATCGACCTATTGGACGATCAGGTGCCGTTCGATCGTGTCGTGCTTGACTTGCCGGAACCATGGCAGGTTGTACCACATGCCGTGAAAGCCCTTCGATCCGGTGGGATCTATCTGAGCTTTGTTCCCACCGTTCCTCAAGTCATGCGAACGGTAGAGGCACTCGAACGCACAACCGTATTTGGAATGATCGAAACGTTTGAGACGTTGCTGAGAACCTGGTCCGTGCATGGCAGGAGCGTGCGACCTGATCATCGCATGGTGGCTCATAGTGGGTTCATCACCGTGGCCCGTAAGGTCGAACCGGGACTCCTTGGACCAATGCCTGACGGTGGAGCTCCTGTCGATAGCGCCCAAGAAAGCACGCAGGATGAAGCAGAAGAGGAACTGAACTTATGA
- a CDS encoding SDR family oxidoreductase: protein MNRVEGKVAVVTGGNAGIGEAIAKRFVEEGASVVITGRRQQELDRVASVIRLNKGKVLGVAGSVTDETHVQDVVRRALDSFGRIDILVNNAGMGEFGKRLHETEDVIWAQMFDINVTGAFRITRAVIPHMLRQGRGSIINISSIASLVGLSGSAAYSASKGALDALTRVLAVEYAEEGIRCNVVNPGLIDTPMAAPLMANPAMLQPILAQYAIHRPGAPEEVANMVLYLASDEATWVTGATFTIDGGMTVYKG from the coding sequence ATGAACAGGGTAGAAGGCAAGGTAGCTGTGGTGACGGGAGGCAATGCCGGGATCGGTGAAGCGATCGCGAAACGTTTTGTCGAGGAGGGAGCATCGGTCGTCATCACGGGCCGTCGGCAACAGGAATTGGATCGTGTGGCCAGTGTGATTCGACTCAACAAAGGAAAGGTACTCGGGGTTGCTGGTTCAGTGACGGATGAAACCCATGTGCAGGATGTCGTCCGTCGAGCCCTCGATAGTTTTGGGCGGATCGACATTTTGGTCAACAATGCGGGAATGGGTGAATTTGGAAAGCGTCTTCACGAAACCGAGGATGTCATCTGGGCGCAAATGTTCGACATCAACGTGACCGGAGCATTCCGCATCACACGTGCCGTCATCCCCCATATGCTGAGGCAAGGACGAGGCTCGATCATCAATATCTCGTCAATTGCCAGTCTAGTAGGCCTCTCCGGATCAGCCGCCTACTCGGCATCGAAAGGTGCGCTTGACGCCTTGACGCGTGTCCTGGCGGTCGAATATGCGGAGGAAGGAATTCGTTGCAATGTGGTGAATCCGGGTCTGATTGACACGCCTATGGCGGCTCCCCTGATGGCCAATCCAGCCATGCTTCAGCCCATTCTTGCTCAATATGCGATTCATCGCCCTGGGGCGCCGGAAGAAGTGGCGAATATGGTTCTCTATCTGGCCTCCGATGAAGCCACATGGGTTACCGGCGCGACCTTCACTATTGATGGGGGCATGACCGTGTATAAAGGGTAA
- a CDS encoding shikimate dehydrogenase codes for MDIDARTQFCGVIGNPVGHSLSPAIHNAALRKLGLNFVYLAWQVETIGDAIKGLRALGNFRGASVTIPHKVAAIPFLDHVELTAQRIGAINTIVAEKGKLTGYNTDATGALRALREGGAELKGRRIVVLGSGGAARAIAFALAVESNAEKLTLLGVDDPERTSLAQDLRTQATLTVEDFHLDETTLQRVLPNAQVLIHCTPVGMSPNADTTCIPPSLLHADLSVMDIVYNPLETRLLKDAKRAGCRTIPGLEMFLNQAVTQFEFWTNQSAPVDVMRAVLESHFR; via the coding sequence ATGGACATTGATGCTCGGACACAGTTTTGCGGGGTGATCGGCAATCCAGTCGGTCATTCGCTCTCGCCCGCCATCCACAACGCTGCGTTGCGCAAATTAGGGCTCAACTTTGTCTATCTCGCCTGGCAAGTGGAAACAATTGGTGATGCCATCAAAGGGCTCCGCGCACTGGGAAACTTTCGCGGGGCGAGCGTGACGATTCCTCACAAGGTGGCCGCCATACCCTTTCTTGATCATGTGGAGCTGACGGCTCAACGGATTGGTGCGATCAACACCATCGTTGCCGAAAAGGGCAAGCTCACCGGGTACAACACGGATGCAACAGGCGCTCTGAGGGCGTTGAGGGAGGGCGGGGCTGAGCTCAAGGGCCGACGCATCGTCGTCCTTGGTTCCGGAGGTGCCGCTCGAGCGATCGCCTTCGCGTTGGCGGTCGAATCCAATGCGGAAAAGTTGACGTTGTTGGGAGTTGACGACCCTGAACGGACCAGTTTAGCTCAGGATCTTCGTACCCAGGCAACATTGACGGTTGAAGACTTTCATCTTGATGAAACCACTCTTCAGAGGGTTCTCCCTAACGCCCAGGTGCTGATTCATTGCACCCCGGTCGGCATGTCTCCGAACGCCGATACGACCTGTATTCCTCCTTCGCTCCTCCACGCCGACCTTTCGGTCATGGATATCGTCTACAACCCACTCGAAACGAGATTGCTCAAAGATGCGAAGCGTGCAGGGTGTAGGACGATTCCTGGGCTGGAGATGTTTCTCAATCAAGCCGTCACTCAATTTGAGTTCTGGACGAATCAGTCTGCGCCCGTTGATGTGATGCGTGCGGTACTGGAGTCTCATTTCCGATGA
- a CDS encoding shikimate kinase has translation MNVVLIGYRGTGKSTVGNIVAVRLGRMLLSTDAEIVKLVGQSIPEIVEKNGWEYFRDLEAKVCQELAGRTGLVVDTGGGAILRPRNVEVLKETGRLFWLTASPSTITERIGQDSQRPSLTGVKSFLDEIQVVLRERTPKYQAAADYVIETDGKSVTQVADEILARW, from the coding sequence ATGAATGTAGTGCTGATCGGCTATCGTGGAACCGGAAAGAGCACCGTCGGCAATATCGTGGCGGTGCGACTTGGGCGCATGCTTCTGTCGACAGACGCGGAGATTGTGAAGTTGGTCGGTCAAAGCATTCCGGAAATCGTTGAAAAGAATGGATGGGAGTACTTCCGCGATCTCGAAGCCAAGGTCTGTCAAGAACTGGCCGGTCGGACTGGGCTAGTCGTCGATACGGGCGGGGGAGCAATTCTACGACCACGAAATGTCGAGGTGTTAAAAGAAACAGGAAGACTGTTCTGGCTGACCGCCTCCCCGAGCACGATAACTGAGCGTATCGGTCAGGATTCGCAACGCCCTTCCCTCACGGGAGTCAAGTCTTTCTTGGATGAGATTCAAGTTGTCCTTCGTGAGCGCACACCGAAGTATCAAGCGGCCGCCGATTATGTCATTGAGACCGATGGAAAATCTGTCACGCAAGTTGCCGATGAGATTTTGGCACGATGGTAG